The following coding sequences are from one Triticum aestivum cultivar Chinese Spring chromosome 5A, IWGSC CS RefSeq v2.1, whole genome shotgun sequence window:
- the LOC123107480 gene encoding dehydration-responsive element-binding protein 1H produces MPLVQTASGKTIKQCTPQDTKILTLPSQAQPDLTLHRPPSTVRSSSSQHRPPSAMDMTGSDQQWSSSSSPSSTSSHPKRPAGRTKFKETRHPVYRGVRRRGNAGRWVCEVRVPGQRGERLWLGTYLTADAAARAHDAAMLGLLGRSAACLNFADSAWLLAVPPALADLAAVRRAALAAVADFQRRHAPNSAATVPADEETSGASALSSADNASGSSATSQPWAEGTFEVPSALGSDMFELDLSGEMDLGTYYADLADGLLLEPPPSLDSGACWDTGDGGADSGLWSY; encoded by the coding sequence ATGCCGCTTGTCCAGACCGCGTCAGGCAAAACTATAAAGCAGTGCACTCCACAAGACACTAAAATCCTAACACTCCCATCTCAAGCTCAACCTGATCTCACACTCCATAGACCACCGTCCACCGTACGAAGCTCATCAAGCCAGCACCGACCACCTTCAGCGATGGACATGACCGGCTCGGACCAGCAATGGAGCTCCTCTTCCTCGCCGTCGTCGACCTCCTCGCACCCGAAGCGCCCCGCCGGGCGCACCAAGTTCAAGGAGACGCGCCACCCGGTGTACCGCGGCGTGCGGCGCCGGGGCAACGCCGGCCGCTGGGTGTGCGAGGTGCGCGTCCCCGGGCAGCGCGGCGAGCGGCTCTGGCTCGGAACGTACCTCACAGCCGACGCGGCCGCGCGTGCGCACGACGCCGCCATGCTCGGCCTGCTCGGTCGCTCCGCCGCGTGCCTCAATTTCGCCGACTCCGCTTGGCTCCTTGCCGTGCCGCCCGCGCTCGCCGACCTCGCGGCCGTCAGGCGCGCGGCCCTCGCCGCCGTGGCGGACTTCCAGCGCCGGCATGCCCCCAACAGCGCAGCCACCGTCCCCGCTGATGAGGAGACCTCCGGCGCGTCCGCTCTGTCGTCTGCGGACAATGCGAGCGGTTCGTCAGCGACGTCGCAACCTTGGGCCGAGGGAACGTTCGAGGTGCCGTCCGCGCTGGGCAGCGACATGTTCGAGCTGGACTTGTCCGGGGAGATGGACCTGGGCACGTACTACGCGGACCTCGCGGACGGGCTGctcctggagccgccgccgtcgctggaCAGCGGGGCGTGCTGGGACACCGGAGACGGCGGAGCTGACTCCGGGCTCTGGAGCTACTGA